Proteins encoded in a region of the Mesoflavibacter profundi genome:
- a CDS encoding TonB-dependent receptor, which translates to MMKNKIQIMFFAVALMFTAFTMAQSTVTGTVLDSETKTPLPGVNIVEVGTTNGTSTDFDGNFSLTTKSTTTKVVLSYVGFLDKEFEITGNKNLGEVILEPSEFSLQEVSIIASVAVDRKTPVAVSTLRAKEIELKLGTQEFPEVLKSTPGVYATKSGGGYGDGRINLRGFNSENVAVMINGVPVNDMENGRVYWSNWAGLGDVTSSMQVQRGLGASKVAVPSVGGTINIITKTTDIEEGGNVYTTLGNDGYKKFGLTYSTGLMENGFAATVSASKTDGDGYVDGTPFNAISYFINLSKEFNDSHKLSFTAFGAKQRHGQRQNSHLISTFRESERGKKYNSDWGYKQGQLTSVEDNFYHKPQISLNHYWTIDDKSSLSTAAYVSFGTGGGGGFSGVNKFRFDDDNYRIGNLGTVDFDKIVAENEALGVNGSESILRASRNDHNWFGVLSSLKTDFSENLVFLGGLDFRSYLGKHFTELTDLLGGQYYLDDSNINNPNNFAQVGDKILYDNDGKVGWLGAFAQLEYSKNDIAAFLSLSASNTSYQRVDRFLYLDSDPLQESEKYNFFGFGAKGGANYNIDANHNVFANLGYFERAPYFNSVFANRNNVDVNDEAENQKILSFELGYGFRGEKLSANINLYHTTWKDRTEFISFPNQAGGRDFANILGVNAIHQGIELDFVYKATEKFKLTGMASIGDWRWQNNIEDVQIFNEENEAVGDPINIFIKDLHVGDAAQTTFALGGNYSLTPETTLTVDYNYFANLYADFDPSNRQTVGPDAWEVPAYGIFDTAIRHGFKFGNFDATLTGRINNIFNTEYISDAFDGNTSTATTARVYYGFGRTFSVGAKLNF; encoded by the coding sequence ATGATGAAAAACAAAATTCAAATTATGTTTTTTGCAGTAGCCTTAATGTTTACTGCATTTACTATGGCTCAAAGCACAGTTACAGGAACTGTACTTGACTCAGAAACAAAAACTCCACTTCCAGGAGTAAATATTGTTGAGGTTGGTACTACAAACGGTACTTCAACAGACTTTGATGGTAATTTCTCTCTAACTACAAAATCTACAACAACTAAAGTTGTATTATCTTACGTAGGATTTTTAGATAAAGAATTTGAGATTACTGGAAACAAAAACTTAGGCGAAGTTATTTTAGAGCCAAGTGAATTTAGCTTACAAGAAGTATCTATTATTGCTTCTGTAGCTGTAGATAGAAAAACACCAGTTGCTGTATCTACACTTAGAGCTAAAGAAATCGAATTAAAATTAGGAACTCAAGAATTTCCAGAAGTTTTAAAATCTACACCAGGTGTTTATGCTACTAAGTCAGGTGGTGGATATGGTGATGGTAGAATTAACTTACGTGGTTTTAACTCAGAAAACGTTGCTGTAATGATCAACGGTGTACCTGTAAACGATATGGAAAATGGTCGTGTTTACTGGTCAAACTGGGCAGGATTAGGTGATGTTACTTCAAGCATGCAAGTACAACGTGGTTTAGGTGCTTCTAAAGTAGCTGTTCCTTCTGTTGGTGGTACAATAAACATTATAACAAAAACTACAGATATTGAAGAAGGTGGTAATGTTTACACAACTTTAGGTAACGATGGTTACAAAAAGTTTGGATTAACATATTCTACTGGATTAATGGAAAATGGTTTTGCTGCAACTGTGTCTGCGTCTAAAACAGATGGAGATGGATATGTAGATGGAACTCCATTTAATGCAATTTCTTATTTCATTAACTTATCTAAAGAGTTTAACGATAGTCATAAATTATCTTTCACTGCTTTTGGAGCAAAACAAAGACACGGTCAAAGACAAAACAGTCATTTAATTTCTACGTTTAGAGAAAGTGAAAGAGGTAAAAAATATAACTCAGATTGGGGATACAAACAAGGACAATTAACAAGTGTAGAAGATAACTTCTATCACAAACCTCAAATATCTTTAAATCACTATTGGACAATAGATGATAAATCATCTTTATCTACAGCTGCTTATGTATCGTTTGGTACAGGTGGTGGAGGCGGATTTAGTGGTGTAAACAAATTCCGTTTTGACGATGATAACTATAGAATAGGTAATTTAGGTACTGTAGATTTTGATAAAATCGTAGCAGAAAATGAAGCTTTAGGAGTAAATGGTTCAGAATCTATATTAAGAGCATCTAGAAATGATCACAATTGGTTTGGTGTTTTATCTTCTTTAAAAACAGACTTTAGCGAAAATTTAGTATTCTTAGGAGGATTAGATTTTAGAAGTTATTTAGGAAAACACTTTACAGAGTTAACAGACTTATTAGGTGGACAATACTACCTAGATGATTCTAACATTAACAACCCAAATAATTTTGCTCAAGTAGGAGATAAGATTTTATATGACAACGATGGTAAAGTAGGTTGGTTAGGTGCTTTCGCTCAATTAGAGTATTCTAAAAACGACATAGCAGCATTCTTATCTTTATCTGCTTCTAACACATCTTACCAAAGAGTAGATCGATTCTTATACTTAGATTCTGATCCATTACAAGAATCTGAAAAATATAATTTCTTTGGTTTTGGAGCTAAAGGAGGAGCAAACTATAATATAGACGCAAATCACAACGTATTTGCTAACTTAGGATATTTTGAAAGAGCTCCTTATTTCAACTCTGTATTTGCTAATAGAAATAACGTAGATGTTAATGACGAAGCTGAAAACCAAAAAATATTAAGTTTTGAGTTAGGATATGGATTTAGAGGTGAAAAATTATCTGCTAACATTAACCTATATCACACAACTTGGAAAGATAGAACAGAATTTATCAGTTTCCCTAACCAAGCAGGAGGAAGAGATTTCGCTAATATTTTAGGAGTAAATGCAATTCACCAAGGTATCGAGTTAGATTTTGTTTATAAAGCTACAGAAAAGTTTAAATTAACAGGTATGGCTTCTATAGGTGATTGGAGATGGCAAAACAACATTGAAGATGTGCAAATCTTTAATGAAGAAAATGAAGCAGTAGGTGATCCAATAAACATTTTTATTAAAGATTTACATGTAGGTGATGCAGCTCAAACAACTTTTGCATTAGGAGGTAACTATAGCTTAACTCCAGAAACTACATTAACTGTAGATTACAATTATTTTGCTAACTTATATGCAGATTTCGATCCAAGTAATAGACAAACTGTAGGTCCAGATGCATGGGAAGTACCAGCATATGGTATCTTTGACACAGCAATAAGACATGGATTTAAATTCGGAAACTTTGATGCAACTTTAACAGGAAGAATTAACAATATATTTAATACAGAATATATCTCAGATGCTTTTGATGGTAATACATCTACAGCAACAACTGCTAGAGTTTATTACGGTTTTGGTAGAACTTTTAGTGTAGGAGCTAAACTTAACTTTTAA
- a CDS encoding choice-of-anchor J domain-containing protein has protein sequence MKKVIYLLTIIGFTMVSCNPLEDINNEVDAIPTEPNVGEFEYTLTDEDYAAFNLGFGSFDSEQQAKDSIPSLLADLYPLYGQGSSVMVTYNLYIGAAEGVSDFTNADVYEFTNSDYALTGSDAFGFYPNVNATSQIPTVLDAQFSNPTEGQLVLAKYDQYTETPEVGLADLVAYNFAGSMEGWTVEEEFGTDAVWTSQTGYVQGNSYFGGQVANTEWLVSPTIDLSGESDLKFQITQELDYAGDASLLKILVSTDYAGDILTATWNEITLANPATGNMESSEDYDFSAYDGQTINIALKYESTNSDAARWRVESLVLKTLGATGNTNSKGEYFMYTNGAWEAVEGVYYLSSADFDSMGEASGQPGQYDNFSSSVSPNNYLPTFLSINFPYGQEDEELFVIYDYYSSSSGAQIRGNLYTFANGMWNGHESTIETSLQFGFDNGVWVPDNTIRYTISTPEFDYIEANYGSNPDFETAVGSMANYGNFDRRSNNPAYWSNDMLLTVFADLLDNVIDPNAEEEQKYVMIFDIYDGSSGVEELALIKINGVWDFQ, from the coding sequence ATGAAAAAAGTAATTTATTTATTAACAATTATTGGATTTACAATGGTAAGTTGTAATCCATTGGAAGACATCAATAACGAAGTTGATGCGATTCCTACTGAACCAAATGTTGGTGAGTTTGAATACACACTAACAGACGAGGATTATGCAGCTTTTAACTTAGGTTTTGGAAGTTTTGATTCTGAACAACAAGCTAAAGATTCAATTCCTAGTTTACTAGCAGATTTATATCCGTTATATGGACAAGGATCTTCTGTAATGGTAACTTATAACCTATACATTGGTGCTGCAGAAGGTGTAAGCGACTTTACAAACGCAGATGTATACGAGTTTACAAACTCAGATTACGCTTTAACTGGTAGTGATGCATTTGGATTTTATCCAAACGTAAATGCTACAAGTCAAATTCCAACGGTTTTAGATGCTCAATTCTCTAACCCAACAGAAGGACAATTAGTGTTAGCAAAATACGATCAATATACAGAAACTCCAGAAGTAGGATTAGCAGATTTAGTTGCTTATAATTTTGCTGGTAGTATGGAAGGTTGGACTGTAGAAGAAGAGTTTGGAACAGATGCAGTTTGGACTTCTCAAACAGGATATGTACAAGGTAACAGTTATTTTGGTGGACAAGTAGCTAACACAGAGTGGTTAGTGTCTCCAACAATTGACCTTTCTGGAGAATCAGATTTAAAATTCCAAATCACTCAAGAATTAGATTATGCTGGTGATGCATCTTTACTAAAAATTTTAGTATCTACAGATTACGCTGGAGACATTTTAACAGCAACTTGGAATGAAATAACTTTAGCAAATCCAGCTACAGGAAATATGGAATCTTCTGAAGATTACGATTTTTCTGCATACGATGGACAAACAATAAACATTGCTTTAAAGTATGAGTCTACAAATTCTGATGCTGCAAGATGGAGAGTAGAAAGTTTAGTACTTAAAACTTTAGGAGCAACAGGTAATACAAATTCTAAAGGAGAATACTTTATGTATACTAACGGTGCATGGGAAGCTGTAGAAGGTGTATACTATTTAAGTTCTGCAGATTTTGATTCAATGGGTGAAGCTTCTGGTCAACCAGGACAATACGATAACTTTAGTAGTTCTGTTTCTCCAAATAACTATTTACCAACATTCTTATCTATAAACTTCCCTTATGGGCAAGAAGATGAAGAGTTATTTGTAATTTACGATTACTATTCTAGTTCTTCAGGAGCACAAATAAGAGGTAACTTATACACATTTGCTAACGGTATGTGGAATGGGCATGAGTCTACTATAGAAACTTCTTTACAGTTTGGTTTTGATAATGGTGTTTGGGTACCAGATAACACTATAAGATACACAATAAGCACTCCAGAATTTGATTATATAGAAGCAAACTATGGTTCTAACCCAGATTTTGAAACTGCTGTAGGTAGTATGGCTAACTATGGAAACTTTGATAGAAGATCTAATAACCCAGCTTACTGGAGTAATGATATGTTATTAACTGTATTTGCAGATTTATTAGATAATGTAATAGATCCTAATGCAGAAGAAGAGCAAAAATATGTTATGATTTTTGATATTTATGATGGTAGTTCAGGAGTAGAAGAATTAGCATTAATAAAAATAAATGGAGTTTGGGATTTTCAATAA
- a CDS encoding endonuclease/exonuclease/phosphatase family protein, whose product MKQFNYLLFALLFTSVLSVNAQEKKKFKINTVAFYNLENLFDTINDPSKNDEASPMMEIKADRDVIYKKKVHNMARVISDIGKDFTKNTPAIIGVCEIENVNVLEDVVNDPLLLEKDYGIVHFNSPDNRGIDVALLYQKKLFQVTSRSTHTLKIYDDNTKERINTRDQLLVTGELEGEQMHFIVNHWPSRRGGEARSRPKRVAAAKLNKRIIDSLQSIDPYAKIITMGDLNDDPINASVKDVLKAERKKEKVDLKGIYNPYIDMFKKEGLGTTAYRDSWSLFDQIMLTKPFLNKDYSNWTYYRAGIFNDNYLVNKKGRYAGYPLRSFADGGFTNGFSDHFPVYVYLIKEVTED is encoded by the coding sequence ATGAAACAATTTAATTACCTACTATTTGCGCTATTATTTACAAGTGTTTTAAGTGTAAATGCGCAAGAGAAAAAAAAATTTAAAATAAATACTGTAGCCTTCTACAATTTAGAAAATTTATTTGACACAATAAATGACCCTTCTAAAAATGATGAAGCAAGCCCTATGATGGAAATCAAAGCTGACAGAGATGTAATCTATAAGAAAAAAGTCCACAATATGGCTAGAGTAATCTCTGATATTGGTAAAGACTTTACTAAAAACACTCCAGCTATTATTGGTGTATGCGAAATTGAAAATGTTAATGTATTAGAAGATGTAGTAAATGATCCTTTACTTTTAGAAAAAGATTATGGTATTGTTCACTTTAATTCTCCAGATAACAGAGGAATTGATGTTGCTTTATTATATCAAAAAAAGCTATTTCAAGTCACATCAAGAAGTACACATACTTTAAAAATTTATGATGATAACACAAAAGAACGCATAAATACTAGAGATCAACTATTGGTAACAGGTGAATTAGAAGGCGAACAAATGCATTTTATTGTAAACCATTGGCCATCTAGACGTGGTGGAGAAGCTAGAAGTAGACCAAAACGTGTTGCTGCTGCCAAACTTAATAAAAGAATAATTGATAGTTTACAGTCTATAGATCCTTATGCAAAAATAATTACAATGGGTGATTTAAATGATGATCCTATTAATGCAAGTGTTAAGGATGTACTTAAAGCTGAAAGAAAAAAAGAAAAAGTTGATTTAAAAGGTATTTACAATCCTTATATCGACATGTTTAAAAAAGAAGGTTTAGGTACTACTGCATATAGAGATTCATGGAGTTTATTTGATCAAATCATGCTTACTAAACCGTTTTTAAATAAAGATTATTCCAACTGGACATATTATAGAGCTGGTATCTTTAACGATAATTATTTAGTAAATAAAAAAGGAAGATATGCAGGTTATCCTCTAAGAAGTTTTGCAGATGGTGGCTTTACTAATGGTTTTAGTGATCACTTTCCTGTTTACGTTTATTTAATCAAAGAAGTTACAGAAGACTAA
- a CDS encoding TonB-dependent receptor encodes MKKSFLFFLFGIFSAVSMLAQQTTVKGSVKDAVTDEPIPDVTVTIEESDLTTKTDALGQFIFKQNLPLGEQILKIEKVDYTTKRFPIVVNEGKTLDIQDMTLSYNASDKKDLYIISISDDQLNSEDDGLTSNVSGLLQSSRDAFLNAAAFDFSATFFRPRGLDNANGKVLINGLEMNKQATGRPQWGNWGGINDLQRNQEFSMGISPNDYNFGDLAGTNNIVMRASKYREGGRLSFASANRSYEGRIMASYSSGLMEDGWAYSLLASRRFGDGGYVEGTLYDANSFVAVVEKKINEKHSLNFTSIYAQNRRGRSTAITEEVFNLKGRQYNPFWGEQDGEIRNSRIRRIEEPILMLNHYWDISEKTSINTNIGYQFGEVGNTRIDNGGTRLVRFNGQDSYIGGARNTDPTYYQNLPSYILNVDGGPTAYDYEQAYIAQQSFVNDGQFDWNALYTANSTFENSVYAIQEDRIDDKQLMANIILDTELSDNIRLNAAVNYRNLKSENFAIVSDLLGGSGYLDVDFFSDEPAQNTEGTLTTAQSDVRNPNRIAQEGDRYKYNYEIDANVVSGFAQAVFNYSKVDFYLGGNISKTDYQRNGLFENGYFVGNSFGKGPKVEYENFGAKAGLTYKISGRHLLDFNGVYMTKAPSIRNAFANVRQSNMLLEDVDSEKISSVDASYIFRSPIVKARLTGFYSTTKNGTDTGFFFSEGAGSNLVQEAITDIETQRIGGELGIEAQVTPTIKLKGAASVGQYIYNNNPNLTYYSQEFGTGKAIFGDGTTNLKNLHVAGGPERAFQIGFEYRDPDYWNIGVTANHFSNAYVDPSALKRSAAFVTDPELYTETQFQDNTQGGQTYVVTGGEINDVDPEIARQLLQQEQFDDYMLVNIIGGKSWKVNDYFVGFFATINNVFNQEYRTGGFEQSRRVDYRSQLQEQTNPNGPVFGNRYFFGNGTTYYLNVYVRF; translated from the coding sequence ATGAAAAAAAGTTTTTTATTTTTCTTATTTGGAATTTTCTCAGCAGTTTCAATGCTTGCGCAGCAAACCACTGTTAAAGGTAGTGTGAAAGATGCAGTAACAGATGAGCCAATTCCAGATGTAACAGTAACAATTGAAGAATCAGACTTAACGACTAAGACAGATGCTTTAGGTCAGTTTATCTTCAAGCAAAATTTACCATTAGGAGAACAAATCCTAAAAATTGAAAAAGTAGATTACACCACAAAAAGATTTCCTATTGTGGTTAATGAAGGTAAAACATTAGATATTCAGGATATGACTTTATCCTACAATGCTAGTGATAAAAAAGATCTTTATATCATTTCAATTTCAGATGATCAATTAAATAGTGAAGATGACGGATTAACAAGTAACGTATCTGGTTTATTACAATCTTCAAGAGATGCTTTTTTAAACGCTGCAGCATTTGATTTTAGTGCTACATTTTTTAGACCAAGAGGACTTGATAATGCCAATGGTAAAGTTCTTATTAATGGTTTAGAAATGAATAAACAAGCTACAGGTAGACCTCAATGGGGAAATTGGGGAGGAATTAACGACTTACAACGTAATCAAGAATTCTCTATGGGTATTTCGCCAAACGACTATAATTTTGGTGACCTAGCAGGAACAAACAACATTGTAATGCGCGCTTCTAAATACCGTGAAGGTGGACGTTTATCTTTTGCTTCTGCAAACAGAAGTTACGAAGGACGTATCATGGCTAGCTACAGTTCTGGACTAATGGAAGATGGTTGGGCTTATAGCTTATTAGCATCTAGACGTTTTGGTGATGGTGGATATGTAGAAGGAACACTTTACGATGCAAATTCTTTTGTAGCAGTTGTAGAGAAAAAAATAAACGAAAAACATAGTTTAAACTTTACATCTATCTACGCTCAAAACAGAAGAGGTAGATCTACTGCAATTACAGAAGAAGTTTTTAACTTAAAAGGAAGACAATACAACCCATTTTGGGGAGAACAAGATGGAGAGATAAGAAACTCTAGAATTAGAAGAATTGAAGAGCCAATTTTAATGTTAAATCATTATTGGGATATTTCAGAAAAAACTTCTATCAATACAAACATAGGATATCAATTTGGAGAAGTAGGAAACACTAGAATTGATAATGGAGGAACAAGATTAGTAAGATTTAATGGTCAAGATAGCTACATTGGTGGAGCACGTAATACAGATCCAACATACTATCAAAACTTACCAAGCTACATTTTAAATGTAGATGGTGGTCCAACAGCATACGATTACGAACAAGCTTACATTGCACAACAAAGTTTTGTAAACGATGGTCAATTTGATTGGAATGCGCTTTATACTGCAAATTCTACTTTTGAAAATTCAGTTTATGCTATACAAGAAGATAGAATAGACGATAAGCAATTAATGGCTAATATTATTTTAGATACAGAATTGTCAGATAATATTAGATTAAATGCTGCTGTTAATTACAGAAATTTAAAAAGTGAAAACTTCGCAATAGTATCTGATTTATTAGGAGGATCAGGATATTTAGATGTAGACTTTTTCTCTGATGAACCAGCACAAAACACAGAAGGAACATTAACTACAGCACAATCTGATGTTAGAAATCCTAACAGAATTGCTCAAGAAGGAGATAGATATAAATATAACTATGAAATTGATGCCAATGTTGTAAGTGGATTTGCTCAAGCAGTATTTAACTACAGTAAAGTAGATTTTTATTTAGGAGGAAACATATCTAAAACAGATTACCAAAGAAACGGACTTTTTGAAAATGGATATTTCGTAGGCAATTCATTTGGAAAAGGACCAAAAGTAGAATATGAAAACTTTGGCGCAAAAGCTGGTTTAACTTATAAAATTTCTGGACGTCACTTATTAGACTTTAACGGTGTTTATATGACAAAAGCACCAAGTATTAGAAATGCATTTGCAAATGTTAGACAATCTAATATGCTTTTAGAAGATGTAGATAGCGAGAAAATTTCTAGTGTAGATGCAAGTTATATTTTCCGTTCTCCAATAGTTAAAGCTAGACTTACAGGATTTTATTCTACAACTAAAAATGGAACAGATACAGGATTCTTCTTTAGCGAAGGTGCAGGAAGCAACTTAGTGCAAGAAGCAATTACTGATATAGAAACGCAACGTATAGGAGGAGAATTAGGTATCGAAGCACAAGTAACACCAACTATCAAATTAAAAGGTGCAGCTTCTGTTGGTCAGTATATTTACAATAATAACCCTAACTTGACTTACTATAGTCAAGAGTTTGGTACAGGTAAAGCAATTTTTGGTGATGGTACAACAAACCTTAAAAACTTACATGTAGCAGGTGGACCAGAAAGAGCATTCCAAATAGGTTTTGAATATAGAGATCCAGACTATTGGAATATTGGTGTAACGGCTAACCATTTCTCTAACGCATATGTAGATCCAAGTGCATTAAAAAGAAGTGCAGCATTTGTAACAGATCCAGAATTATACACAGAAACACAATTTCAAGATAACACTCAAGGTGGACAAACTTACGTAGTAACAGGTGGAGAAATTAATGATGTAGATCCTGAAATTGCTAGACAATTATTACAACAAGAACAATTTGATGATTACATGTTAGTAAACATAATTGGTGGTAAATCATGGAAAGTTAATGATTATTTTGTTGGTTTCTTCGCAACAATTAATAACGTCTTTAATCAAGAATACCGTACAGGTGGATTTGAGCAATCAAGACGTGTAGATTACAGAAGCCAATTACAAGAACAAACTAATCCAAACGGACCAGTATTTGGTAATCGTTACTTTTTTGGTAACGGAACTACTTATTATTTAAACGTTTACGTAAGATTTTAA
- a CDS encoding DUF5689 domain-containing protein: MKRFNLNKIAVLLVSLVVLTGCVKDDNFDVPSGIDGSADYPNSEAVFNPLSGVLGAFGSNGNEAFTFDAASETVTEKYTVGYVVSSDEGGNFYKQLVIQDAPENPTAAIVVQVDKNPMFTQYEFGRKVFVKLNGLTVGEGNGVLQLGRLDGDEIGRIPSTLVQDYIIRTDEVATIVPKEVTISEFSEALESQYIRLNDMQFNSNLVVGNTTTFASESNDSFDGERLLESCATGSSVILSTSTFSDFKGLPLPANRGSIDGVLTRDYFDDFYTIYINTPEAINFDNDLRCDPLFEDDFSAGNLDKWTPYNVTGTQEWYYNTFGNPDDSATMSGYAGGAQTNEDWLISLPIDLSNTPSAFLTFQTVKRYNGNDIEVFYATDYNGGDPTTDGTWVALSPTLDTNTGSWSSWTDSGSLDLSAAAGGNVFIAFKYTSTSSAAATWEVDNVKVSAE; this comes from the coding sequence ATGAAAAGATTTAATTTAAACAAAATAGCAGTACTATTAGTAAGCTTAGTAGTTCTAACAGGCTGTGTAAAAGACGATAATTTTGATGTTCCTTCGGGAATTGACGGAAGTGCAGATTACCCAAACTCAGAAGCAGTGTTTAACCCATTAAGCGGTGTATTAGGTGCTTTTGGAAGTAACGGAAACGAAGCTTTTACTTTTGATGCAGCAAGTGAAACTGTAACAGAAAAATATACTGTTGGTTATGTGGTATCAAGTGATGAAGGAGGAAATTTCTATAAGCAATTAGTAATACAAGATGCTCCAGAAAATCCTACAGCAGCAATAGTAGTACAAGTTGATAAAAACCCAATGTTTACTCAATATGAATTTGGACGTAAAGTATTTGTTAAACTTAATGGATTAACTGTTGGAGAAGGAAACGGAGTTTTACAACTTGGTCGTTTAGATGGAGATGAAATTGGTAGAATACCAAGTACATTAGTTCAAGACTATATTATTAGAACAGATGAAGTAGCTACTATAGTTCCAAAAGAAGTAACAATTTCAGAATTTAGTGAAGCTTTAGAAAGCCAATACATCCGATTAAACGACATGCAATTTAATAGCAACTTAGTAGTAGGAAACACTACTACATTTGCTTCAGAATCTAATGATAGTTTTGACGGTGAACGTTTACTAGAAAGTTGTGCAACAGGAAGTAGTGTGATTTTAAGTACAAGTACATTTTCAGATTTTAAAGGATTACCATTACCTGCAAATAGAGGTAGTATAGATGGAGTATTAACTAGAGATTACTTTGATGATTTTTATACAATATACATTAATACACCAGAAGCTATCAATTTTGATAACGACTTAAGATGTGATCCATTATTCGAAGACGATTTCTCTGCAGGAAATTTAGATAAATGGACGCCTTACAACGTAACAGGAACGCAAGAGTGGTATTACAACACTTTTGGAAATCCGGATGACAGTGCAACAATGTCTGGTTATGCTGGAGGAGCACAAACTAATGAAGATTGGTTAATCTCTTTACCTATAGATTTATCAAATACGCCAAGTGCTTTCTTAACATTCCAAACTGTAAAAAGATACAACGGTAATGATATAGAAGTATTTTATGCAACAGATTATAACGGTGGTGACCCAACAACAGATGGTACTTGGGTAGCTTTATCTCCAACTTTAGATACTAACACTGGTAGTTGGTCTTCTTGGACGGATTCAGGATCTTTAGATCTTTCTGCTGCTGCAGGAGGTAATGTATTTATTGCATTTAAATATACATCTACAAGTTCTGCTGCTGCAACTTGGGAAGTAGATAACGTAAAAGTTTCTGCAGAATAA
- a CDS encoding histone deacetylase family protein, which translates to MLKIAYHPIYSHPLPEGHRFPMLKYELLPKQLLHEGTCIEDNFFEPVKMLNENPILAVHDANYFYDLLNITLDQRAARKIGFPLSELLIEREIIIADGTIKASEYALKYGIAMNIAGGTHHAYTNRGEAFCMLNDQAIGARFLLKNGLVKKVLIVDLDVHQGNGTAEIFKNDASVFTFSMHGKNNYPFKKEQSDLDIELDNNVGDSEYLSILKKVLPQLIEKEQPDFIYYLCGVDVIATDKLGKLSLTIEGCKQRDKFVLETCKSQNIPVMCSMGGGYSPDIKVIVSAHANTYRLAQDIFF; encoded by the coding sequence ATGTTAAAAATAGCTTACCATCCTATTTACAGTCATCCTTTACCTGAAGGACATCGGTTTCCTATGTTAAAATATGAGTTATTACCAAAACAATTATTACACGAAGGAACTTGTATAGAGGATAATTTTTTTGAGCCTGTTAAGATGCTAAATGAAAATCCCATTTTAGCAGTCCATGATGCCAACTACTTTTATGATTTATTAAATATAACACTAGACCAACGTGCTGCAAGAAAAATTGGGTTTCCGTTAAGTGAATTATTAATTGAACGTGAAATTATTATTGCAGATGGCACCATAAAGGCTAGTGAATATGCCTTAAAATACGGTATTGCTATGAATATTGCTGGAGGTACACATCATGCGTACACTAACCGTGGCGAAGCATTTTGCATGCTTAATGACCAAGCAATAGGCGCCAGATTTCTTTTAAAAAATGGTTTAGTTAAAAAAGTTTTAATTGTAGATTTAGATGTACATCAAGGTAATGGTACTGCAGAAATTTTTAAAAACGACGCCTCAGTTTTTACCTTTTCTATGCACGGAAAAAACAACTATCCATTTAAAAAAGAACAAAGCGATTTAGATATTGAATTAGATAATAATGTTGGAGATAGTGAGTATTTATCTATATTAAAAAAAGTACTGCCGCAATTAATAGAAAAAGAACAACCCGATTTTATTTACTACTTATGTGGTGTTGATGTTATTGCTACAGATAAACTAGGCAAACTTAGCTTAACTATAGAAGGCTGTAAACAGCGCGACAAATTTGTTTTAGAAACCTGTAAGTCCCAAAATATACCGGTAATGTGCAGTATGGGTGGCGGTTATAGTCCAGATATTAAGGTAATTGTTAGCGCACATGCCAACACTTATAGATTAGCTCAAGATATCTTCTTTTAA